One segment of Thermodesulfovibrio sp. 3907-1M DNA contains the following:
- a CDS encoding ABC transporter ATP-binding protein has translation MLKIEELSAGYADREVLKGVNLEFSDGFVHAILGPNGSGKSTLLRTIDRIIKPARGTVYIDGADIRKFSARETAKRIAYLPQRSNSTPYSSVFDAILLGRKPHIFFEPTERDLEVVEKIIDNFGLKDFAFRKINELSGGEAQKVLIARALAQQPRVLLLDEPVNHLDPKNQIEILQILKRLTESLNLTTIIVLHDINLAIQFADYFIFMKDGKIYQTGDINIIEPSLIKDVYEIDVKIIELNGRKFVIASF, from the coding sequence ATGCTTAAGATAGAAGAGCTTTCAGCTGGTTATGCAGACAGAGAAGTTCTCAAGGGAGTTAATCTGGAATTTAGTGATGGATTTGTTCATGCTATACTTGGACCAAATGGCTCTGGTAAGTCAACTCTCTTAAGAACCATTGACAGAATCATAAAACCAGCGAGAGGCACAGTTTACATAGATGGTGCGGATATAAGAAAGTTTTCAGCAAGAGAGACTGCCAAGAGAATTGCCTATCTGCCTCAACGGTCAAACTCTACACCATATAGCTCGGTTTTTGATGCCATACTTCTTGGAAGAAAGCCTCATATATTCTTTGAACCAACTGAAAGAGACCTTGAAGTGGTTGAAAAAATAATTGATAATTTCGGGCTTAAAGATTTTGCTTTCCGTAAGATCAATGAACTAAGCGGAGGCGAAGCACAGAAAGTTCTTATAGCAAGAGCTCTTGCTCAGCAACCCAGGGTGCTTTTGCTTGATGAGCCTGTAAACCATCTCGATCCAAAAAATCAGATTGAGATACTTCAAATTTTAAAGAGATTAACGGAGAGTTTAAATCTCACCACAATCATTGTTTTACACGACATTAATCTTGCCATTCAGTTTGCCGATTATTTTATTTTTATGAAAGATGGTAAGATTTACCAAACTGGAGATATCAACATAATTGAACCCTCACTGATAAAAGATGTTTACGAAATTGATGTAAAAATAATAGAGCTTAACGGAAGAAAGTTTGTAATAGCCTCATTTTAG
- a CDS encoding nucleotidyltransferase domain-containing protein encodes MDLSQKKFDEEKFKSLGVVAILIFGSLVEGTFHKGSDIDFAVLFRDKTLPMKNPVKVYGEIYSEISKNFKGKIDIVYLHEAPLSLQFNAVTEGLLLFCSDTEFYDEYKDKVIMQYLDFKYFENIFNEAVLADD; translated from the coding sequence ATGGATTTATCCCAAAAAAAGTTTGACGAAGAAAAATTTAAATCTCTTGGTGTGGTTGCCATATTGATTTTTGGCTCTTTAGTTGAAGGCACATTTCATAAGGGAAGTGATATTGATTTTGCAGTATTGTTCAGAGATAAAACCTTACCTATGAAGAACCCTGTAAAAGTATATGGAGAAATTTACAGTGAAATTTCAAAAAACTTTAAAGGAAAGATTGACATTGTTTATTTACATGAAGCTCCACTTAGTCTTCAATTTAATGCTGTCACAGAAGGGCTGCTGCTCTTCTGCTCTGATACTGAGTTTTACGATGAATATAAGGACAAAGTTATAATGCAGTATCTTGATTTTAAATACTTTGAAAACATATTTAACGAGGCAGTGTTAGCAGATGATTAG
- a CDS encoding DUF86 domain-containing protein has product MIRCREINISKMTTILSQIHEALEEMDILKRINKDDFIKDKRNYIMAEHYLRRAVEGILTIGSHLLSRLGAKTKDYQEIILSLGRYGLIPEDFAEKNKNLAGYRNRLVHIYWEVTPEELYTVINQHFEDISNFYNYYKAILKNPEKYGFNK; this is encoded by the coding sequence ATGATTAGATGTAGAGAAATAAATATCTCAAAAATGACAACTATTCTTTCACAGATTCATGAGGCATTGGAAGAAATGGATATTTTAAAAAGAATCAATAAAGATGATTTCATCAAAGATAAAAGAAACTACATTATGGCAGAACACTATTTAAGAAGAGCAGTTGAGGGCATATTAACAATTGGTAGTCATTTGCTTTCACGATTGGGAGCAAAAACAAAAGATTATCAGGAGATAATATTAAGCCTTGGTAGATATGGTCTTATTCCTGAGGATTTTGCTGAAAAAAATAAAAATCTTGCAGGATATAGAAACAGACTCGTTCACATTTACTGGGAAGTAACTCCTGAGGAGCTTTACACAGTAATAAATCAGCATTTTGAGGATATTTCAAATTTTTATAACTATTACAAAGCTATATTAAAAAATCCTGAAAAATACGGATTTAATAAATGA